GTAACGAGTCTTCCATAAATTCTTCTTCATTGGTCAATATTTTCAAAGTTTCAATATTCAGATAATCTTCTACTGCCAATTCTTCTTCTTCGCTAAAATAAATCGGTATTCTTGCATCTTTTGTTATTAAAACTCTATGTTCGTAGTCTATTTTACAACTCAAGCTAAGCAATATATTATTTCCTATCAGACCATCAAAATACCTGTGAAAttcaaattctaaaaaatttacgTAAAAATTTGGCTTATTAAATTCTTTAAACAATGGAAAGCTATATTGAATGTCCGTTGTAACATCTCTATTAATTACTTTTGAGGTGATTGGACGTGATTTTATTTTCCATTTGGGATTGCATATATGTGGATTTATTATACTGAATTCTGCACCAGTATCTATTATAAACTTAAGTTTTCTTACGTTAGTGTTTATTGTTATATAGGGTAATTTCTTAGACCgtctaattgaaaattttgttcatTTTCATTGACTCCTATTTCCATAGGCTCCGCAGGCGGATTTCTATTATTATACAGTCCttcattattgttgttattatattgATTATAAAAATTACGTGAGCTACGATTCGTTCTATTTGtttggttgctgttgttgctatTAAAACTTGGCTGAACAAAAGAATTCATACTGTTATGGTTATTGTATCGCCCAGAATTATTAACATTACTGTTGCTGTACTGTGGTCTATGTTGTTGGCTAACATTACTGCTAATATCGTTTACTCTATCGTTATTACTGAACTGCTGCCTATTCTGTTGATTAACATAATTATTCAGATTGTTTTCTCTGTTATGTTGTCTATGCTGTTGAGTAGCATAAGAACTCATGTTACTAACATTATGTtcaaagttattattatttttgttaaactGAGTactgttaaaaaaatttgttcgttTGTTTGTATATTTCAAATAACCatttgattttataatatcatatGCATCTTTTAACGTTTTTGGATCCCTACTCACAATAATGCTTTTTACAGGTTCCGGTAAACCAAATTTAAATGAATTCAAGGCAATTCTGGCATTGCTTTCACTATTTATACTCAATGAACTATTTCCACTAAATTGTGATGCGTTATTTAGTCGACATAATAATGTATTGAGTAAATTATAAAAAGCTTCAATTGTAGAATCACATCTACAAACTCGTATTCTATCGATTAATTCATCAACGGAATTTTTTTCGCCATGATTATCGATAAGAACTTTTCTTATTTCTGGCCAAGTGTCTGGATTTCCGTTGATTAAAATTGATCTTCTAGCACTCCCAataattttatctttaatttggccaattaataaaattttatattcgtCAGCGGTGaaactatttaaaatttgaaCCATGGAGTCTATTCGATGTACGAAATTTGACAATGCGTCTCTATTTCCATCATAAGGAGGAATGCTATTTCTGTTTGTCGAAAtaagtttaaatttaatattgaCATCTAAGTTCTCCATATTGAATATAATGAATTTACACTAAATGAATTTCTACAAAAATGATCAAAATATGAATTTGCTCTCTTTAATGTTAattaagtacatatataaataaatatatacatttgtacatatgaGTGGAAAAATACCTTTTGACTCAATATTATTTCTTCTTAAGTTATTATACTTTATTTGTATTTGTTGCAATTGACGAGTTCGATCAAAGATGACTTTACCTACTTGATGAGAAAATGATTGTTGTTGCTATTTGCTCCCCGTTTTTTTTGTCTACTCAAAATGTGCCCAAGTTATTGATTGATGTTCTCTTGTTTTGTAATTGTTGTTATATTTAATTGCTGATGTATGTTCATATATGCACACGGATATTGAGTTCCTTAtgcttgttttgttgtttttatactcagttgagcagagctcacagagtatattaagtttgattggataacggttggttgtacatatataaaggaatcgagatagatacagacttccatatatcaaaataatcaggatcgaaaaaaaatttgattgagccatgtccgtccgtccgtccgtccgtccgtccgttaacaccataacttgagtaaattttgaggtaacttgatgaaatttggtacgtaggttcctgagcacttatctcagatcgctatttaaaatcaacgatatcggacgataaccacgcccactttttcgatatcgaaaatttcgtaaaaccgaaaaagtgcgataattcattaccaaagacagataaagcgacgaaacttggtagatgagttgaatttatgacgcagaatagaaaattagtaaaattttggacaatgggcgtggcaccgcccacttttaaaagaaggtaatttaaaatttttgcaagctgtaatttgtcagtcattgaagatatcatgatgaaatttggcagggacgttactcctattactatatgtacgcctaataaaaattagcaaaatcgcagaaagaccacgcccacttttaaaaaaaaaattttttttaaagtaaaattttaacaaaaaatttaatatctttacagtatataagtaaattatgtcaacattcaactccagtaatgacatggtacaacaaaatacaaaaataaaagaaaatttcaaaatgggcgtggctccgccctttttcatttaatttgtctaggatacttttaacgccataagtcgaacaaaaattaaccaatccttttgaaatttggtaggggcatagattttatgatgttaactgttttctgtgaaaacgggcgaaatcggttgatgccacgcccagtttttatacacagtcgtccgtctgtccttccgcatggccattaacacgataacttgagtaaattttgaggtatcttgatgaaatttggtatgtaggttcctgagcactcacctcagatcgctatttaaaatgaacaatatcgaactataaccacgcccactttttcgatatcgaaaatttcgtaaaaccgaaaaagtgcgataattcattaccaaagacagataaagcgacgaaacttggtagatgagttgaatttatgacgcagagcggaaaataataaaattttggacaatgggcgtggcaccgcccacttttaaaagaaggtaatttaaaattttgcaagctgtaatttgtcagtcgttgaagatatcatgatgaaatttggcagggacgttactcctattactatatgtacgcctaataaaaattagcaaaatcggagaaggaccacgcctacatttaaaaaaaaatttttttttaagtaaaattttaacaaaaaatttaatatctttacagtattaagtaaattatgtcaacattcaactccagtaatgacatggtgcaacaaaatacaaaaataaaagaaaatttcaaaatgggcgtggctccgccctttttcatttaatttgtctaggatacttttaacgccataagtcgaacaaaaattaaccaatccttttgaaatttggtatgggcatagattttatgatgataactgttttctgtgaaaacgggcgaaatcggttgatgccacgcccagtttttatacactgtcgttcgtctgtccttccgcatggccgttaacacgataacttcagcaaaaatcgacatatctttaatgaacttagttcaggtacttacttgaactcactttattttggtatgaaaaatgaacgaaatccgacaatgaccacgcccactttttcgatatcgaaaattacgaaaaatgaaaaaaatgccataattctataccaaatacgaaaaaagggatgaaacatggtgaggtaattggattggtttattgacacgaaatataactttagaaaaaactttataaaatggttgtgacacctaccatattaagtagaagaacatgaaaaagttccgcagggcgaaataaaaaacccttaaaatcttggcaggtattacatatataaataaattagcggtatccaacagatgatgttctgggtcaccctggtccacattttggtcgcgatctggaaaaagccttcacatatacaactaccaccactcccttttaaaactctcattaatacctttaatttgatacccatatcgtacaaacacattctagagtcacccctggtccacctttatggcggtatttcgaaacggcgtccacctatagaactgaggcccaatcccttttaaaatacccataaacacctttcttttgatacccatattgtacaaacaaattctagggtcacccctggtctacctttatggcgatatctcgaaacggcgtccacctatggaactaaggattactcccttttaaaatactcattaacacctttcttttaatacctatattgtacaaacaaattctagggtcacccctggtctacctttatggcggtatctcgaaacggcgtccacctatggaactaacgattactcccttttaaaatactcattaacacctttcatttgatacccatatcgtacaaacgcattctagagtcaaccctgatccacctttatggctatatccctaaatggcgtccacctatagaactatggcccactccctcataaaatactctttaacacctttcatttaatacccatatcgtacaaacgcattctagagtcacccctggtccacctttatagcgatatctcgaaaacgcgaccacctatacaacaaccaccactcccttttaaaaccctcattaatacctttaatttgatacccatatcgtacaaagacattctagagtcacccctggtctacctttatggcgatatttcgaaacggcgtccacctatagaactaaggcccactcccttttaaaatactcattaacaccattcgtttgatgcccatattgtacaaacaaactctagggtatcccctggtccacctttgtggcgatatctcgaaaaggcgtccacctatggaactaaggattactcccttttaaaatactcattaatacctttaatttgatacccatattgtacaaacaaattctagggtcacccctggtccacctttatggtgatatctcgaaactgcgtccacctatggaactaaggattactcccttttaaaatactcattaacacctttcatttgatacccatatcgcacaaacgcattctagagtcacacctggtacacctttatggcgatatctcgaaacggtgtccacctctggaactaagcatcactcccttttaaaatactcattaacacctttcttttgatacccatattatacaaacaaattctagggtcacccctggtccacctttatggcgatatctcgaaaaggcgaccacctatacaactaccaccactcccttttaaaccccgcattaatacctttaatttgatacccatatcgtacaaacaaattctagggtcacacctggtacacctttatggcgatatctcgaaacggtgtccacctctggaactaagcatcactcccttttaaaatactcattaacacctttcttttgatacccatattatacaaacaaattctagggtcacccctggtccacctttatggcgatatctcgaaacggcgtccacctatagaactaaggattactcccttttaaaatattcattaacatctttcgtttgatacccatattgtacaaacgcattctagggtcacacctggtccacctttatggcgatatctcgaaacggcgtccacctatggaactaagcatcactcccttttaaaatactcattaacacctttcttttgataccaatattgtacaaacaaattctagggtcacacctggtccacctttgtggcgatatctcgaaacggcgtctacctgtggaactaaggattactcccttttaaaataatcattaacacctttcttttgatacccatattgtacaaacaaattctagggtcacctctggtacacctttatggcgatatctcgaaacggcgtccacctatggaactaaggattactccgttttaaaatactcattagcacctttcatttgatacccaaatcgtacaaacgcattctagagtcacccctggtcaacctttatggcgatatcccgaaaaggcgaccacctatacaactaccaccactcccttttaaaaccctccttaatacctttaatttgatacgcatatcgtacaaacaaattctagggtcgcccctggtccacctttatggcgatatctcgaaacggcgtccacctatggaactaaggattactcccttttaaaatactcattaacacctttcttttgatacccatattgtacaaacaaattctagggtcacccctggtccacctttatggcggtatctcgaaacggcgtccacctatggaactaaggatatatcccttttaatatactcattaacatctttcatttgatacccatatcgtacaaacgcattctagagtcaaccctgatccacctttatggctatatccctaaatagcgtccacctatagaactatggcccactccctcataaaatactctttaagacctttcatttgatatccatattgtacaaaaaaattctagagtcaaccctgatccacctttatggcgatatccctaaatggcgtccacctatagaactatggcccactccttcataaaatactctttaatgcctttcatttgatacacatgtcatacaaacacattccagggtttccctcggttcattttcctacatggttattttcccttatgttgtcaccatagctctcaactgagtatgtaatgttcggttacacccaaacttaaccttccttacttgttaatatttaattttgatttttcagttAGTTCATTTCTCGTATTtggttatttttaatatttttttgttgcatgCTCTCTTCGAGTAgcacaaataaaaacaaattgcatGAAATCAATTTATAGTTCTCTCGAAGGTGACCTCCAAAtcacttttttctttttacagtTTCTAAGAatgcaaatttttctttctttctctttttttatGCTGTTTTtgtatagcacaaattaactaataaaaaatatgCTTGGAATAAAGTTGTTGTTCCCTCTCCAAGGTGACCTCCAAATTACCGTTTTTTTCTTTCTACAGtttttagaaaagaaattttttctttcacatttcttgttttcttgtattttttatttttattttcgagtGTTTTAAAACGTCTTTTCTGCACAATTTCACATAAATcacaataaattttgtattaaattcaaacaaatatcCTTTTCGAACGATTTTGCTGCTTTTTCGTGACTCAAAAACTtagctatttatatttttttgtgtagAACTTCACGCTAATcacaataaaatttatgtttaaaCCAAATGTTCTTTTCGAACAATTTTGCTCATTTTTCTTAAGTCAAAAAACGTAATTAAGATTTCGGATATTTAAAATTTGAGTGTCAATCACAATAAAATTTGCGTTTAAAACATATGTCCTTTTCGAACAATTTTGCTttactcaaaaaatttttttttttattttgcagtgCGTGTTAGGTTCGCGTAAGACTGCGCCAGAAATGATGCTAATGTCTTTATGTGTCAAAGAACTTTTATTAACTGCTCATTATACAAAAATGTGTAACATACATAAATCTTAAACGGAATTAGAAAATACAATTATTGAGAAAGAGAAAGTAAAGGAAGTAATGTAGGTATGAATGTATGTTCTGTGTTACatagtatgtatgtacgtgttgaTGTTAAATgtgagtacgtatgtaaatagtgggTGTAATGAAAGAGAGTAGTTTCAAATATAAGTAAGcttaataagtaaaataaatatgaGAGTAGGACTAAGCTTAAATTAAGAGTAAGATTAAAGTTAGTAAGTATGTATAAGTAAATATAAGTAAGTATAAGCGTACGTAAGATTATAATGTAACTATATTTTTTAGCTCGGTATCATCGCCCAGAGAAAAATTTAGCTTATTCCGACACAGAGGTTACTTTTATCCGCTTACTATTTTGAAAACAGTTACTTCTATTGAATCACTACTCTTTTACAGCACTTAACTTTTTCGGAAGCGATTatttttttggaatcatttgctTTTTCAGTATGGACTACTTTTTAGCAAAGAAGTTACTTTCAGGAAAATGGTTATTTTTTCGGAATCGGTTAGTATTTTAGATTCATTTGCTTTTTGGAAAGAGTTTGTGCAATGGAATACTTTTTCGGAACTCACTACTTTTCCGGAACCGGCTACCTTTTTGTAACAGCTTTTTTTTCCAAGACCGGTAAGTGTTGCGCAACCGATGACATTTGCTGTACAAAATGCTTACTGAAAACCTGTCAGTTTTTCGAAACGCGTTACTCTTTtggaatcggttaatttttcaaaaatgattGATTTGAACAACCGATTACTATTTCACGTGATCTGTTAGTTCaaaaaatttgaaaccgggtcGTTTTTCGAAACCTTTAACTTTTCCAGAACCATTTACTTTCGCCGAACCGATAACTTATGCGCAACCGGTTCATTTTTGGATCTGCTAGCTCTTGCAGAACTGGCTACTTTTTAGATGGTAATTGTTTATATTTCTCAATTGCGATTTTATTGTTTTGACTGCTTGGCTCGTGATGTGAAAAGCTCAAAGCTTGAACTTTAGGTTATTGATAAGCAGGGCTGCCAACTTAATATAAAATTGTTGAACCTAAGCTAAAACGTGAAtttacaagtaaggaagactatgtttgggtgtaaccgaacattacatactcagctgccaaattacagcttgcaaaacttttaaattaccttcttttaaaagtgggcggtgccacgcccattatccaaaattttactaattttctattctgcgtcataaggtgaacgcacctaccaagtttcatcgctttatccgtctttggtaatgcattatcgcactttttcggtttttcgaaattttcgatatcgaaaaagtgggcgtgattatagtccgatttcgtttattttaaatagcgatctgagatgagtgcccaggaacttacacaccaaatctcatta
The DNA window shown above is from Eurosta solidaginis isolate ZX-2024a chromosome 2, ASM4086904v1, whole genome shotgun sequence and carries:
- the LOC137242764 gene encoding probable ATP-dependent RNA helicase ddx42 codes for the protein MENLDVNIKFKLISTNRNSIPPYDGNRDALSNFVHRIDSMVQILNSFTADEYKILLIGQIKDKIIGSARRSILINGNPDTWPEIRKVLIDNHGEKNSVDELIDRIRVCRCDSTIEAFYNLLNTLLCRLNNASQFSGNSSLSINSESNARIALNSFKFGLPEPVKSIIVSRDPKTLKDAYDIIKSNGYLKYTNKRTNFFNSTQFNKNNNNFEHNVSNMSSYATQQHRQHNRENNLNNYVNQQNRQQFSNNDRVNDISSNVSQQHRPQYSNSNVNNSGRYNNHNSMNSFVQPSFNSNNSNQTNRTNRSSRNFYNQYNNNNNEGLYNNRNPPAEPMEIGVNENEQNFQLDGLRNYPI